From the Oligoflexia bacterium genome, one window contains:
- a CDS encoding APC family permease — protein sequence MLSALKRFMVGVPLSTDRVSHERLSKRKALAVFSSDALSSVAYASEAIILELAKAAIIVHALPWTWPISLSIVGLLWILVLSYRQTISAYPNGGGAYTVSKENLGENVGLVAGASLLIDYILTVAVSIAAGVAAVTSAFPTMLPHSVAIANVAILILMFMNLRGIRESGSVFAIPTYVFIIGMFILFAWLGIQSIFINPPEVTTPLMPQTTDGVGIFMILIAFSSGCAALTGVEAISNGVTAFKQPEQKNAKTTLVWMAILLAILFAGVSYFTHVYNIMPKDHETVISQLARITGSNLFYYFIQASTALILFLAANTSFNGFPLVTSLLAEDRYLPRQLASRGDRLVFSNGIMGLGLISMFLIWIFKSDVHLLIPLYAIGVFLSFTLSQAGMVKHWYVHKGNNWQRNIVINAVGCLTTFVVLMVIVITKFPQGGWLVCLMTPLLVFQFRRIKHHYTLVGSQLRLDGPPPETPPISTHHVVIPVSGIHRGVLEALNYARSISKNITACYIDITPRITERIINEWGIYGMGVELKILPSPYRSVTRPLFDFIAEEMKRNPEGRITVIIPEFVTAKWWQNILHNQTAIIIKAALAFKRRVVVTTVRYHLTHG from the coding sequence ATGTTAAGCGCACTTAAAAGATTCATGGTCGGCGTACCACTTTCAACAGACCGCGTCAGCCACGAACGACTCTCTAAACGAAAAGCCTTAGCTGTATTTTCCTCTGATGCCCTTTCATCTGTTGCCTACGCCTCTGAAGCTATAATTCTTGAACTCGCCAAAGCTGCAATTATTGTCCACGCACTTCCCTGGACATGGCCAATTTCACTAAGCATTGTTGGCTTGTTGTGGATTTTAGTCTTGAGCTATCGCCAAACCATTTCTGCTTATCCAAATGGCGGTGGCGCCTACACAGTGAGTAAAGAAAACTTAGGAGAAAATGTTGGCCTCGTTGCGGGAGCATCTCTACTTATAGATTATATTTTAACAGTCGCTGTTTCTATTGCAGCTGGTGTGGCCGCCGTTACGTCAGCATTTCCGACGATGCTGCCGCATAGTGTGGCGATTGCAAATGTTGCGATTTTAATTTTGATGTTTATGAATTTGCGAGGCATACGCGAATCAGGAAGCGTTTTTGCTATTCCGACTTATGTTTTTATTATTGGAATGTTCATTTTATTTGCTTGGTTAGGAATTCAATCCATTTTTATTAATCCACCAGAAGTTACAACTCCACTCATGCCTCAAACAACTGATGGTGTTGGTATTTTTATGATCTTAATTGCCTTTTCAAGTGGTTGCGCAGCACTCACGGGAGTTGAAGCCATCAGTAATGGCGTAACAGCATTTAAACAACCCGAACAAAAAAATGCAAAAACAACTCTTGTGTGGATGGCAATACTGCTCGCCATTTTATTCGCGGGGGTTAGTTACTTCACGCACGTTTACAATATTATGCCTAAAGATCATGAAACTGTTATTTCGCAATTGGCGCGCATCACGGGCAGCAATCTTTTTTATTACTTCATTCAAGCGTCAACTGCTTTGATTTTATTTTTAGCTGCCAATACAAGTTTCAACGGATTTCCCTTAGTCACTTCACTCTTAGCTGAAGATCGATATTTGCCAAGACAACTCGCATCGCGCGGAGATCGCCTGGTGTTTAGTAACGGCATTATGGGTCTTGGTTTAATTTCGATGTTTCTCATCTGGATTTTTAAATCAGACGTTCATCTTTTGATTCCACTCTATGCTATTGGGGTTTTCTTAAGTTTTACTTTGTCACAAGCGGGCATGGTGAAACATTGGTATGTGCACAAAGGCAATAACTGGCAACGCAATATCGTGATCAACGCTGTTGGTTGCTTGACTACTTTTGTGGTTCTTATGGTTATTGTTATTACAAAATTTCCTCAAGGTGGTTGGCTCGTTTGTCTGATGACACCACTTTTGGTTTTTCAATTTCGCCGCATCAAACATCACTACACACTTGTCGGAAGTCAACTGCGCCTTGACGGGCCACCACCAGAAACCCCGCCCATTTCTACACATCACGTGGTGATTCCTGTTTCAGGAATTCATCGTGGCGTTTTAGAAGCACTGAATTACGCTCGAAGCATTAGTAAAAACATCACAGCTTGTTACATCGACATTACTCCTCGAATCACAGAGCGCATTATTAATGAATGGGGAATATATGGAATGGGTGTTGAGCTTAAAATATTGCCTTCACCTTACCGCTCAGTGACGCGGCCATTATTTGATTTTATTGCTGAAGAAATGAAGCGAAATCCCGAAGGTCGAATTACCGTAATTATTCCTGAGTTTGTTACAGCAAAATGGTGGCAAAACATTCTGCATAATCAAACCGCAATTATCATAAAAGCCGCCCTCGCCTTCAAACGCCGCGTCGTCGTAACCACCGTCCGCTATCACCTCACCCACGGCTAA
- a CDS encoding Flp1 family type IVb pilin: MKKFMAILKDENGQGMLEYILLVGVLATIILVFKGQISGLITKWTGNVGDAGDNVFK, encoded by the coding sequence ATGAAAAAATTTATGGCAATTTTAAAAGATGAAAACGGCCAGGGGATGCTTGAGTACATTCTACTTGTTGGCGTACTTGCGACCATCATTCTTGTTTTTAAAGGCCAAATTTCCGGCTTAATTACAAAGTGGACAGGTAATGTCGGCGATGCTGGCGACAATGTTTTTAAATAA
- a CDS encoding A24 family peptidase, producing MINNYTLLCAFGILTAATITDFRTHRIPNKLMLISAVISVIVVVITAGGAGLTNAGLGFLTGFGFYFPLAWFGVIGGGDLKLLAVVGITTGALNILMIGLFSLIWGAIFGVLQSAFRGEIKAVSQNLLHLFLFKKIENKQLHRFPFAASMLMAALTQWSWSKMP from the coding sequence ATGATAAATAACTACACTCTTCTTTGCGCATTTGGAATTTTAACCGCTGCGACAATTACCGACTTTCGCACTCATCGCATACCAAATAAACTCATGCTCATCAGCGCTGTTATTTCAGTAATCGTAGTTGTAATTACAGCAGGCGGAGCTGGGTTAACAAATGCAGGACTTGGGTTTTTAACAGGCTTTGGATTTTATTTTCCTTTGGCTTGGTTTGGCGTGATTGGTGGCGGTGATCTTAAACTTTTAGCAGTAGTTGGCATCACCACTGGTGCGCTTAACATTTTGATGATCGGACTCTTCTCACTCATCTGGGGTGCGATCTTTGGCGTTTTGCAATCTGCATTTCGCGGAGAAATTAAGGCTGTTTCACAAAATCTTTTGCATTTATTTTTATTTAAAAAAATCGAAAATAAACAACTTCATCGTTTTCCATTTGCAGCATCAATGTTGATGGCAGCACTTACTCAATGGTCATGGAGCAAAATGCCATGA
- the cpaB gene encoding Flp pilus assembly protein CpaB: protein MNQNSRTFWVSMGCALVAMFLIYSYTQEQKAQYDKRYGTTKTVLIASKDIVEMITLDETMLTQEERPVDFIQPGAIENPDDAVGLVAAAPIKKGEQILLTKLLAPGPNTGLSLQVAPDKRAVTIPVDEVRGVGKLIRPGDRVDILTSISYGDGKNERREVKTLLQDILILATGLNVTNNIPRVLQLDSFNGKPVYKNLNGDTGYNTVTVEVDPRQAQNLIYILSVAPGAIFLSLRNGNDKILTRLRTATIDSVLEMDSDRALQAKLQQAQQQAATATAAAQAASSAQRAPAKAGGFVEVRGSEVKY, encoded by the coding sequence ATGAATCAAAACAGTAGAACATTTTGGGTATCAATGGGATGCGCACTCGTGGCGATGTTTCTTATTTACAGTTACACTCAAGAGCAAAAAGCCCAATACGATAAACGCTACGGCACAACAAAAACAGTTCTCATTGCATCAAAAGATATAGTCGAAATGATCACTCTTGATGAAACAATGTTAACTCAAGAAGAGCGTCCAGTTGATTTTATTCAGCCAGGTGCAATTGAAAACCCCGACGACGCTGTTGGTTTAGTAGCAGCTGCCCCCATTAAAAAAGGTGAGCAAATTTTACTGACAAAACTTTTAGCCCCCGGGCCAAACACCGGTCTATCACTACAAGTGGCTCCTGATAAACGCGCAGTTACAATTCCCGTTGACGAAGTCAGAGGCGTTGGAAAACTCATTCGCCCTGGCGATCGCGTAGATATACTTACAAGCATAAGTTATGGAGATGGTAAAAACGAGCGCCGCGAAGTTAAAACATTGCTCCAAGATATTTTGATATTAGCAACAGGTCTTAATGTCACAAATAATATACCTCGCGTATTACAACTTGATTCATTTAACGGAAAACCCGTTTATAAAAATCTTAACGGCGACACCGGTTATAATACCGTCACCGTAGAAGTAGATCCCCGTCAGGCGCAAAATCTAATTTACATTTTAAGCGTTGCGCCCGGAGCAATTTTTCTAAGCTTAAGAAATGGCAATGATAAAATTCTCACACGTTTAAGAACAGCCACAATTGATTCTGTCTTAGAAATGGACAGTGATCGCGCTTTACAAGCCAAACTTCAACAAGCCCAACAACAAGCAGCTACTGCCACTGCTGCAGCACAAGCTGCTAGCTCTGCCCAACGCGCTCCTGCTAAAGCGGGCGGCTTTGTCGAAGTTCGTGGCAGTGAAGTTAAGTATTAG
- a CDS encoding BON domain-containing protein: MKIKVKMLIFLFLGFLILVPNQSFAGKQYIGLTIGLTEEKKVPNMPDTLSEDSSYNRSVVRIAIAKELKIIRFEPLQAGTTNFNLRDSKGRLIAEYVITVRKNNLNRVASEIKSLLGDVDGIQIKIVNNKVIIDGEILLPRDMNRIYSVVTQFSDVASSIVTMSPLAQKKIAELIEKDIGNPEIHVRAVNEKFILEGVAASESEKQKAEIIAKTYVPDIIIEAAESAGLLKKRKIDSVINLLSVKPGAEPQPGKIIKVVVHFVELQKDYTRGFRFQWTPTLKEDSGVQFSTGGNSPGGVLSTITGTINDLLPKLNFAKAHGHARVLQSSSIIVQDGNPGMIKSITRIPYTVQNQYGQLTTNFEEAGIDMTITPSIVSSKSDSVNMTIVFSLKSLIGQTEKGPLVSSKSISTRLAVRSAQSAAIGGLVSNDSSMAYNRLPKGASENPLISLYASKQFQRNQSQFVVFVTPVIMYSASEGSDDIKKKFRLKE, from the coding sequence ATGAAGATTAAGGTGAAAATGTTGATATTTTTATTTCTAGGATTTCTTATCCTGGTACCAAATCAAAGTTTTGCTGGAAAGCAATACATCGGCCTTACCATTGGTTTGACTGAGGAAAAGAAAGTTCCAAACATGCCTGATACTTTAAGCGAAGATTCATCGTACAACCGAAGTGTTGTAAGAATCGCAATTGCTAAAGAATTAAAAATCATTCGCTTTGAGCCCCTACAAGCCGGAACCACAAATTTTAACTTACGCGATTCAAAAGGCCGACTCATTGCCGAATACGTCATCACTGTACGAAAAAACAATCTTAACCGCGTTGCTTCAGAAATTAAAAGCCTACTAGGTGACGTTGATGGCATTCAAATTAAAATAGTTAATAACAAGGTCATTATCGACGGAGAAATATTATTACCACGAGATATGAACCGCATTTATAGTGTTGTTACTCAATTTAGCGATGTTGCCTCAAGCATTGTTACAATGAGTCCACTTGCTCAGAAAAAAATCGCTGAACTTATTGAAAAGGATATCGGTAACCCTGAGATTCATGTTCGCGCTGTTAATGAAAAATTTATTCTTGAAGGTGTAGCTGCAAGTGAATCCGAAAAGCAAAAAGCTGAGATCATAGCAAAAACATATGTTCCCGACATTATTATTGAAGCTGCAGAGAGTGCGGGGCTTCTTAAAAAACGTAAAATTGATTCTGTAATTAATTTATTAAGTGTTAAGCCCGGTGCTGAACCCCAACCCGGTAAAATCATCAAGGTTGTTGTTCACTTTGTTGAACTTCAAAAAGATTACACGCGGGGTTTTAGATTTCAATGGACCCCTACTTTAAAAGAAGATTCAGGAGTGCAATTCTCCACCGGTGGCAACTCACCGGGAGGAGTTTTAAGCACGATCACAGGTACAATAAACGATTTATTGCCAAAACTTAATTTCGCAAAAGCACACGGGCATGCGCGCGTTCTTCAAAGCTCAAGCATTATCGTTCAAGATGGAAATCCCGGAATGATTAAATCAATTACGCGTATTCCATACACCGTTCAAAATCAGTACGGTCAACTCACAACAAATTTTGAAGAAGCTGGCATTGACATGACAATTACTCCCAGCATTGTGAGTAGCAAATCAGACAGCGTGAATATGACTATCGTATTTAGTTTAAAAAGTCTTATCGGTCAGACCGAAAAAGGCCCGCTTGTTAGTAGTAAAAGCATTTCTACTCGTCTTGCCGTACGAAGTGCACAAAGTGCAGCAATTGGTGGACTCGTAAGCAATGACTCAAGCATGGCTTATAATCGATTACCAAAAGGTGCTAGTGAGAATCCTTTGATTTCACTGTATGCCAGTAAACAGTTTCAGCGTAACCAAAGTCAATTTGTGGTGTTTGTCACACCCGTAATTATGTATTCAGCCTCTGAAGGCAGTGATGACATCAAAAAGAAGTTTCGCTTAAAAGAATAA
- a CDS encoding ATPase, T2SS/T4P/T4SS family translates to MAINQQCHIIAVSGGKGGVGKSVFAAGFAQALILELRARVLLIDLDAQSCGDQNVILGLRPNKTISEVATFSGQIAPATINSLITPHASGLHFIGAVKSPSDAYDVNIEGLKKSLDGLSNFYNFIIVDVGTTFLNPQLAVMEVASCALVLTLPEILAVNQTMKMLNQLMGMMFPSDMLQIVINKVGAGSQLNPQGVAQALRKNVVGLIPQDDTTAGAALARSTPFVASQPRTAISVAFHETVRKLTQGGALDKMRQLNKPKSVKAIDTTGNQIKALGAASTTQARPNDTKKSEEFDVRTSLKRRLHRGLIETMDLKKGITETGGDVAKESDLRLKTQQVIASLLEKEGQSFSREERAQIVKEVLDEALGLGPLEDLLADIAVSEIMVNRRDLIFVERNGRLTKSDLSFTSNQQLLTIIERIVTPLGRRIDEKSPYVDARLKDGSRVNAVIPPLALDGPCITIRKFAKTPITYKDYVGFGTMTEPMIDFLRICIENRLNVIISGGTGSGKTTLLNVLSGFIPATERIITVEDAAELQLKQEHVIRLETRPSNIEGEGAVTIRDLVRNTLRMRPDRIIVGECRGGEALDMLSAMNTGHDGSLTTVHSNNPREAVSRLETLCLMSGMELPARAIREQVASAIDLIIQISRLSDGTRKITSITEVIGMQGDIVTLQEIYRYKEEGFDKNRKIIGQFQATGFIPTFIEEFERKGVKVPRTLFTGVSNGLAAGGVKK, encoded by the coding sequence GTGGCGATCAATCAACAATGTCATATCATTGCGGTATCAGGCGGAAAAGGCGGCGTTGGCAAAAGTGTTTTTGCAGCAGGCTTTGCCCAAGCTCTGATTTTAGAATTGCGTGCTCGCGTTTTACTTATCGACCTTGATGCACAAAGTTGTGGTGATCAAAACGTCATTCTTGGTTTACGTCCGAATAAAACAATTTCTGAAGTCGCAACGTTTAGCGGACAAATTGCGCCAGCAACAATTAATTCTCTCATTACACCACATGCATCAGGCTTACATTTTATCGGTGCTGTAAAAAGCCCTAGCGATGCCTATGATGTGAATATCGAAGGTCTTAAAAAATCTCTCGATGGCTTAAGTAATTTTTATAATTTTATCATTGTAGATGTTGGCACTACTTTTTTAAATCCACAACTCGCAGTTATGGAAGTTGCCTCATGCGCACTGGTATTAACATTGCCTGAAATATTAGCTGTAAATCAAACCATGAAAATGCTCAATCAACTTATGGGCATGATGTTCCCATCTGACATGCTTCAAATAGTTATTAACAAAGTGGGCGCTGGTTCACAACTCAACCCCCAGGGTGTCGCTCAAGCTTTAAGAAAAAATGTTGTGGGTTTAATTCCTCAAGACGACACAACAGCAGGTGCGGCCCTTGCTCGCTCAACCCCTTTTGTAGCGTCGCAACCCAGAACCGCAATTTCAGTAGCATTTCACGAGACCGTAAGAAAACTCACACAAGGTGGCGCACTTGATAAAATGCGACAACTTAATAAACCCAAAAGTGTTAAAGCTATTGATACAACGGGCAATCAAATCAAAGCTCTCGGTGCTGCGAGCACAACACAAGCGCGCCCCAATGATACAAAAAAATCTGAAGAGTTTGATGTTCGCACAAGTCTTAAGCGACGCTTACACCGCGGCCTTATTGAAACAATGGATCTCAAAAAAGGCATTACTGAAACAGGTGGTGATGTTGCAAAAGAAAGTGATCTGAGACTTAAAACTCAACAAGTCATTGCTAGTCTTCTTGAAAAAGAAGGGCAAAGTTTTTCTCGCGAAGAGCGCGCACAAATCGTAAAAGAAGTTCTTGATGAAGCCTTAGGCCTTGGGCCACTGGAAGATTTATTAGCTGATATCGCAGTTTCTGAAATCATGGTTAATAGACGTGATCTTATCTTCGTTGAGAGAAATGGTCGACTTACAAAATCTGATTTAAGTTTTACTAGCAACCAACAACTTCTCACAATCATAGAAAGAATCGTTACACCACTTGGTCGTCGCATTGATGAAAAATCACCTTACGTTGATGCAAGACTTAAAGACGGAAGCCGCGTGAATGCTGTGATTCCACCACTAGCACTTGACGGCCCCTGTATCACGATAAGAAAATTTGCAAAAACTCCCATCACATATAAAGACTATGTTGGCTTTGGCACAATGACTGAACCGATGATAGATTTCTTGCGCATCTGCATTGAAAATAGACTCAACGTTATTATCAGCGGTGGTACAGGTTCTGGTAAAACAACACTCCTGAATGTGCTCTCAGGGTTTATTCCCGCTACTGAGCGCATCATAACTGTTGAAGATGCAGCAGAACTACAACTTAAACAAGAACATGTTATTCGCCTTGAAACTCGCCCCTCAAACATTGAAGGCGAGGGAGCCGTTACGATTCGCGATCTCGTACGCAACACACTACGCATGCGACCTGATAGAATTATCGTCGGAGAATGTCGAGGCGGTGAAGCATTAGATATGCTCTCAGCTATGAATACAGGTCACGATGGAAGTTTAACAACAGTGCATTCAAATAATCCACGTGAAGCTGTTAGTCGTCTTGAAACACTTTGTTTAATGTCTGGCATGGAACTCCCAGCACGCGCCATTCGTGAACAAGTTGCAAGTGCAATAGATCTCATTATTCAAATTAGTAGACTCTCAGATGGTACACGAAAAATTACCAGTATTACCGAAGTCATCGGAATGCAAGGTGACATCGTCACACTTCAAGAAATTTATCGATACAAAGAAGAAGGTTTTGATAAAAATAGAAAAATCATCGGCCAATTTCAAGCTACTGGTTTTATACCAACTTTCATTGAAGAGTTTGAACGTAAAGGTGTGAAAGTTCCGCGCACACTTTTTACCGGCGTGAGTAACGGATTAGCCGCTGGAGGAGTTAAGAAATGA
- a CDS encoding type II secretion system F family protein translates to MTLFGSPWIVIPGVGMCIFIIVYSYADRILEWLKEQSLGNREYVIKRLDIMFVEINHRQITGAMLMGSFGGGALVFILFYPNLLFGITLGCIVTFVGWKIPRFLVDAYYARRSSQFVDQLVDGLTLMSSGLKSGLSIPQAMKLIVDNMPDPISQEFELMLSQISLGVSLEEVMVDLAKRIPYADVQMFVTAVNILKDTGGNIAETFDTIVKTIRERIKIEKKIAAVTAQGVMQGMIITATPFVLLVVFYFMDPAYIAPLFNKTLGWFILVIMLTLQIIGGLMIRKIVKIKV, encoded by the coding sequence ATGACCCTCTTTGGCTCTCCATGGATCGTTATACCTGGCGTAGGAATGTGTATTTTTATTATTGTCTACTCTTACGCAGATCGTATTCTCGAATGGCTAAAAGAACAAAGCCTTGGCAATCGTGAGTACGTTATTAAGCGCCTTGATATTATGTTTGTTGAAATCAATCATCGCCAGATCACAGGCGCCATGCTCATGGGAAGTTTTGGCGGCGGCGCACTTGTATTTATTTTGTTTTATCCTAATTTATTATTTGGAATCACACTCGGTTGCATTGTTACCTTTGTGGGCTGGAAGATTCCCCGATTTTTGGTTGACGCTTACTATGCGCGCAGATCAAGTCAGTTTGTCGATCAACTAGTTGACGGCCTAACATTGATGTCAAGCGGACTCAAATCAGGTTTAAGTATTCCTCAAGCCATGAAATTAATCGTCGATAATATGCCCGATCCAATTTCCCAAGAATTTGAACTTATGCTCTCACAAATTTCCTTAGGCGTAAGTTTAGAAGAAGTTATGGTAGATCTCGCAAAACGTATTCCCTATGCGGATGTTCAAATGTTCGTGACTGCTGTTAACATTCTCAAAGACACCGGCGGAAATATTGCTGAAACTTTTGACACGATCGTAAAAACAATTCGTGAGAGAATTAAAATAGAGAAAAAAATCGCAGCCGTAACAGCACAAGGTGTTATGCAAGGAATGATTATAACCGCCACACCGTTTGTACTGCTTGTGGTGTTTTATTTTATGGATCCAGCTTACATTGCACCACTTTTTAATAAGACATTGGGCTGGTTCATCTTGGTAATCATGTTGACGCTACAAATTATTGGTGGCTTGATGATCAGGAAAATTGTTAAAATTAAGGTCTAA
- a CDS encoding DUF6531 domain-containing protein: MKTIFNALVLTLSLVSINAHALVDLKNANYADAWLDLSIPGTGYDLKVVRAYNSRTLYNGLFGFGWCSDFETSLEITAEGNLRLTECGAGQETLFLSKGFSEKDIEKTVKTIIEKTKADNPNSNAAYLNELEKRLKTENALRSEYASKYNIVRPIVDKSRFYAHGRDVEFIEKSGNYYSRTTVEGSIQKFTLQGKLEKIYDRNSNYLTFAYDGKRLRDVADNNGRKISFSYYDNGKVKSITGPGGIQVDYKFKNLNDLIYVKAANGQIFTYDYDDLHNLTKVTFPDKATKELTYNKNYDLVTSYKDPEGCLETYDYKESEDKPRDHFWASVIKKCKDKIILRAKYEFWYELKNDKTGKYLKRSKTQENDASTDVTYNELGKPMNVARNGKSTKFEYYDNGLLKKKLTPDGVSTVLQYDANLKKVNKVIRGNKSSEFFYDTKGNLVRASNSDGQKITLNYDARGRIAVIEDQAKRKVAIKYEERFGKPSIIEREGVGSITVNYGKGGEIEKVTSPAGPSVAIQVASTFSNLLDLLQPTGVSLSF; encoded by the coding sequence ATGAAAACAATTTTTAATGCACTGGTTTTGACACTGAGTTTGGTTTCTATTAATGCCCACGCTCTTGTCGATTTAAAAAACGCTAATTACGCTGATGCGTGGTTAGACCTATCTATTCCCGGCACAGGTTATGATCTTAAAGTTGTTCGAGCTTATAACAGCCGCACTCTTTATAATGGTCTGTTTGGTTTTGGATGGTGTTCTGATTTTGAAACCTCACTTGAAATCACCGCCGAAGGAAATCTCAGGCTTACAGAATGTGGCGCCGGACAAGAAACACTATTTTTATCAAAAGGCTTTTCAGAAAAAGACATTGAGAAAACAGTTAAAACTATTATTGAAAAAACAAAGGCCGATAATCCCAATTCAAATGCAGCTTATTTGAATGAATTAGAAAAACGATTAAAAACAGAAAACGCACTTCGCTCTGAGTATGCCAGTAAATACAATATCGTTCGCCCTATCGTCGATAAATCGCGCTTCTACGCTCACGGGCGTGATGTTGAATTTATTGAAAAATCTGGAAATTACTATTCACGCACAACAGTTGAAGGCAGCATTCAAAAATTTACATTGCAGGGAAAGCTTGAAAAAATTTATGACCGCAACAGCAATTACCTCACCTTCGCTTACGACGGAAAACGCCTTCGCGATGTAGCTGACAACAATGGCCGTAAAATAAGTTTTAGCTATTATGACAATGGCAAAGTAAAAAGCATCACCGGGCCTGGTGGAATTCAAGTCGATTATAAATTTAAGAATCTAAATGATCTCATCTATGTCAAAGCCGCTAACGGGCAGATTTTCACATATGACTACGATGATCTCCATAATCTAACAAAAGTAACATTTCCAGATAAAGCCACTAAAGAACTTACCTACAATAAAAACTACGATCTCGTGACTTCATATAAAGATCCAGAAGGTTGCCTTGAGACTTATGATTACAAAGAGTCCGAAGACAAACCACGTGATCATTTTTGGGCAAGCGTTATTAAAAAATGCAAAGACAAAATAATCTTGAGAGCAAAATATGAATTTTGGTACGAACTTAAAAACGATAAAACCGGAAAATATCTTAAGCGCAGTAAAACCCAAGAAAACGATGCGAGCACAGATGTTACATATAATGAACTAGGCAAACCCATGAATGTTGCTCGTAACGGTAAATCTACAAAATTTGAATACTACGATAATGGGCTTTTGAAAAAGAAACTCACACCCGATGGAGTTTCAACAGTATTGCAATATGATGCGAATCTTAAAAAAGTTAACAAAGTTATTCGCGGCAATAAATCCAGTGAGTTCTTTTACGACACCAAAGGAAATCTCGTTAGAGCCAGTAATTCTGATGGCCAAAAAATCACACTAAACTATGATGCTCGCGGACGCATCGCTGTTATTGAAGACCAAGCAAAACGCAAAGTAGCAATCAAGTACGAAGAGCGTTTTGGAAAGCCTTCCATTATTGAGCGTGAGGGGGTTGGCAGCATTACTGTTAATTACGGCAAAGGTGGCGAAATCGAAAAAGTAACAAGCCCCGCCGGCCCATCGGTCGCCATTCAAGTGGCAAGTACATTTAGCAATCTTTTAGATTTATTACAGCCCACGGGCGTAAGCTTGAGCTTTTAA